A region of Vigna radiata var. radiata cultivar VC1973A chromosome 6, Vradiata_ver6, whole genome shotgun sequence DNA encodes the following proteins:
- the LOC106763488 gene encoding uncharacterized protein LOC106763488 translates to MEITIPLTEALQQIAVYARRIKEYLGEKIDQDEEATDEQGGCSDLLKKSCPLKVKDPRGFTVPYTIGSVKIGRALLDLGSSINMMPLSLLKKIGGLRLKPTKIFLIMADESPKKPYGVVEDVVIHIKRLKFLVYFVVMEMKEDDKIQSFLEGRL, encoded by the coding sequence aTGGAGATTACTATACCGTTGACTGAAGCACTTCAACAAATTGCTGTCTATGCTAGGCGTATAAAGGAGTACCTCGGTGAAAAGATAGATCAAGATGAGGAAGCTACTGATGAACAGGGAGGTTGTAGTGATTTATTGAAGAAATCATGTCCTCTAAAAGTTAAAGATCCAAGAGGTTTTACAGTTCCTTACACCATTGGGAGTGTGAAGATAGGGAGAGCCCTACTTGATTTAGGGTcaagcattaatatgatgcccctATCTTTGCTgaaaaagattggtggtcttaGATTGAAGCCAACAAAGATTTTCTTGATAATGGCGGATGAATCACCAAAGAAACCCTACGGTGTGGTGGAGGACGTTGTGATTCACATAAAAAGACTTAAATTCCTGGTTTACTTTGTGGTCATGGAGATGAAGGAGGATGACAAGATCCAATCATTCTTGGAAGGCCGTTTATGA